TGATCGGACGTCATCGCGATACGTCCATGCCATGCAAATTCAATCGGCAGGTCTGCCAGATGCGGAAACAACTGCAAAACCTTCGCCCTTGCCCAGTTGCGGTGGATCCGTTCGCCAATGCCGGCCAAGGATCCGACAGCGCCAACCAAAAGCCGTCCGGCTGCGTCCCGTCTGAATGATGACATGACCGGTGCTGTATCCCAGCATCCCTCAAGACCCGGCAAAATGGCGGCGGCACTGGCGTTTTTCATAGGGGCCGTTGCCACCTGAAAGTAGTGAACAGGCACAAAGGCCGGCTGAGCGACGCCATCGACGGCCTCATGATAGGCGTTGGTTGCGAGCAACATTGCGCGTGCCGAAACCGAACCACCATCGGTGTGCGCGATCCAGCGGTCGCCCTTGCGCCCGACGTTCTTTACAATCGTTTCGGTAAATATACGGGCGCCGGCCTGATTTGCTGCTCGCGCGAGCCCGTTGCAATAGGCCGATGGCTGGATGGTTCCGGCACGCCTGTCAAATAATGCCCCATGATACCTGGAGGTGCCGGTGCGGGCGGCGGTATCGAGAGGATTGAGAAGCCTGACAGGCGCGCCCCGCTCAATCAGTTGATCAAAACGGCGGCGCAGATCGGACATGCCAGCCCGCGAATGTGCGCAATGCAAGGTGCCTTTCCGCGTCGCCTCGCATTGGATGTCATGTTTATCAACAAGGGAGAAGACTGTTTCCGGCGCTGCGGCCAGCAGTGCATTCAACTTGGCCCCGACCTCCCGGCCAAGTTTCTTTTCAACCTTTTCCGGCGGGGTCCACAGGCCCGCATTGACCAGGCCGACATTTCGCCCGGAGCCGCCATGGGCAATGCGGTCGGCTTCGATCAGGCATACGTCGAGACCGCGCCCGGATGCCTCCAGCGCCGCCGCGCAGCCAGTGAAACCGCCTCCAATGATTACCAGATCCGCTGCAAGGCTCCCCTCGAGCCTCGACCCTGTGTATTTTTCAGCAGTCGTTACCTGCCAAAGACTGCTCTCCAAAATTTTAACACTCATAAAAATAAATCTTTAGTTGTGTCGACTACACCAGACTAACCGATAAAACCAAGCGTTTTCCGCCGCAATACCCATGACTCGGTACGAACTTCTTCCGCACCTTTCATCAGGATTGTGTTCGTTTGCCGGATCACGGAATGTAATTGAGTTCAAAATCGCACACCCTTTCCGGGCCTTTCGCTTTGCAAAATACTGTCATTTTAGGCAAGGGTCTGCGTTGAATGTCCGGCAAGGAGAGAGCCGTTGGATAATCTGGCGACCAGAACATACAATATCGATGACTTTCCGGCTGTCGCGATCGGCATCATCGTATTTTTCCTTGGCGCCTTTTTGACCCGCCGGGTGTCATTCCTGAAAAACTATAATATTCCCGAACCTGTCTCCGGTGGGCTTACCGCCGCACTCGTCACCTGGATTATCTTTTCCTGGTTCAATCTCGAAATCACCTTTGACCTGAGCACCCGGGATGAGCTGCTGGTCGTCTTTTTTGTCACCATCGGGCTTAATGCCCGGGTATCGGACCTGATTTCAGGCGGGCGGATATTGATTATCCTGCTTGCGGTCACTTTGCTTTTCATCGTCCT
This portion of the Hoeflea prorocentri genome encodes:
- a CDS encoding NAD(P)/FAD-dependent oxidoreductase — translated: MSVKILESSLWQVTTAEKYTGSRLEGSLAADLVIIGGGFTGCAAALEASGRGLDVCLIEADRIAHGGSGRNVGLVNAGLWTPPEKVEKKLGREVGAKLNALLAAAPETVFSLVDKHDIQCEATRKGTLHCAHSRAGMSDLRRRFDQLIERGAPVRLLNPLDTAARTGTSRYHGALFDRRAGTIQPSAYCNGLARAANQAGARIFTETIVKNVGRKGDRWIAHTDGGSVSARAMLLATNAYHEAVDGVAQPAFVPVHYFQVATAPMKNASAAAILPGLEGCWDTAPVMSSFRRDAAGRLLVGAVGSLAGIGERIHRNWARAKVLQLFPHLADLPIEFAWHGRIAMTSDHLPKVMRLGPSAYSVFGYSGRGIAPGTLFGIRLAAAIATDNEDELPVPPSERHSETATALRAAYYESGARLAHFLRF